A genomic region of Psychrobacter sp. M13 contains the following coding sequences:
- a CDS encoding extracellular solute-binding protein has protein sequence MPSKTLNTSLSLANPAKLGLSVAVFSLMLGLAGCTKSETADADAPVDSTVAVSDNDAAVAPSSDQVVTIYSSRNEQLIKPLLDKYTEETGVKIELVTDKTGPLMARLQAEGKNTPADMLLTVDAGNLWQAAEQGLLQPVTSSVLEANVPAKYRDPKGQWTGLSLRARTILYDPSKVDASQLSTYADLADPKWKGKLCLRTSKSVYNQSLVASMIENLGSDETEQVIRGWVDNLATDVFTDDTSLLEAIAAGQCEVGLTNSYYYGRILDEKPDFPVQIFWANQDTTGTHVNISGAGVIANSDNPSGALKLMEWLSSDEAQGIYASSDKEFPVKEGVDKSELLKSWGEFKPDNINVQKFGSLQTQAIQMMDKAGYK, from the coding sequence TGTTGCTGTATTTAGCTTGATGTTAGGGCTGGCAGGTTGTACTAAGTCAGAAACAGCTGATGCTGACGCGCCAGTAGATAGCACGGTGGCAGTAAGCGACAATGATGCCGCTGTCGCGCCAAGTAGTGATCAAGTGGTTACGATTTACTCATCGCGTAATGAGCAATTGATTAAGCCATTATTAGATAAATATACTGAAGAGACTGGGGTCAAAATTGAGCTAGTTACGGATAAAACAGGCCCGTTAATGGCACGTCTGCAAGCGGAGGGCAAGAACACCCCAGCCGATATGCTGTTGACGGTAGATGCTGGTAACTTATGGCAAGCGGCTGAGCAAGGCTTATTACAGCCCGTAACCTCAAGCGTGCTTGAAGCAAATGTGCCTGCCAAATATCGTGATCCAAAAGGCCAATGGACAGGGCTATCATTACGTGCACGTACTATTCTTTATGATCCTAGTAAAGTTGACGCCTCGCAGTTATCGACTTACGCTGATTTAGCTGATCCCAAGTGGAAAGGTAAGCTGTGCCTGCGCACTTCAAAATCTGTCTATAATCAGTCATTAGTAGCCAGTATGATAGAGAATTTAGGCAGTGATGAAACTGAGCAAGTTATTCGTGGCTGGGTTGATAATTTAGCGACCGATGTGTTTACCGATGATACTAGTTTACTGGAAGCTATTGCCGCAGGTCAGTGTGAAGTTGGTCTTACCAACAGCTATTATTACGGTCGTATCCTTGATGAAAAACCTGATTTCCCAGTACAGATATTCTGGGCCAATCAAGACACTACTGGCACGCACGTCAATATCTCTGGTGCTGGGGTAATTGCCAACTCTGATAATCCAAGCGGCGCGCTAAAATTGATGGAGTGGTTGTCATCCGATGAAGCGCAAGGCATTTATGCCAGCTCAGACAAAGAGTTTCCAGTCAAAGAAGGGGTCGATAAATCAGAGCTACTTAAATCATGGGGCGAGTTCAAACCTGATAATATCAACGTACAAAAATTTGGCTCACTGCAAACTCAAGCGATTCAAATGATGGATAAAGCAGGATATAAATAA